The DNA window TTCCGGAACAGGGCGTCGTTATTGACCGTCTCTACTTTTTTCGGCGGAGCGGGTGGTGCCGGCCGCTCGACGGGGGCCGTGGGTTTAGCCGCTTCCACCCGGCGCGGTTCCGGGCGTTCGGGCGTCGTGACGGGGCTTTCTACCTTACTGGTGATAACGGGCTTTTCAGTGGGTGTCCGGTCCGGCTTGGCGTCCTCTACTTTCGGTTGGGGCGTCACCGTTGTTTTTTCAACACGCGGCCGCGCCGTTTCCTTAGGATTCGGCCGGTCATTCGAGGGTTTGACATCAACCGGGTTGGGTGAATCAGAAGGTTTGTTGTATGTCTGAATGTTTCCACTCCCCCGGTCAGTGGTGCCAAAATTGACTTCGATAAATTCGATTGGGGGCGGGTCAGGGACAGTCTGCGTCAGGTTAACCAGCAGCAGCACAGCCACCAGCAGGGCGTTGATGATAAACGCACCCGCCAGCGATTTAAAACGAATCTCACGTTCATTGTCAAAGGTGATCCGGTTCATGCGGTAGCGACGAAAGGGTTTTTAATGGCTTGTTCTATAACGTTGTCTCGTGCCGGCTTCGTTTGTGCGAAACCCGCCAGGTAAACAAAGTAACACAAAAGCCGGGAATCCATTCACCCGGTTGGTTATGTTTGCAGTCTGAGCCTCGTTTTCATGCCTATTCTTCAGCCCATAATTGACCTCGCCGAGCTACTGGTCCGGCGCGGTATTACCGATGTTGTTGTGTCGCCTGGTTCGCGGTCGGCTCCCCTGACGTTAGCCGTGGCCCGAAACCCTGGATTGCGGGTTCGGGTGATGGCCGACGAGCGGGCAGCGGGTTTTGTGGCTCTGGGTATGGCGCAGCTGAGTCGCCGGCCGGTCGCGCTGATCTGCACATCGGGCAGCGCGGTGTATAACCTCGCCCCAGCCGTGGCCGAAGCGTATTTTCAACAGGTGCCGCTGCTATTGCTCACCGCCGATCGCCCCCACGAGTGGCTTTACCAGCAGGACGGGCAAACAATCGATCAGGCGGGGATTTACGGGTCGCACGTCAAGCGAAGTTATGACCTCCCTGCTGATTACAGCCAGACCGATACACGCTGGGCCATCAATCGGTCGGTCAACGAAGCCATCACCCTCAGTCAGCTTGATCCACCCGGTCCGGTACACCTGAACGTACCGGTGCGCGAACCGTTTTACCCCACCGCTGACGACGTGTTTCGCCCCGGGCCGGTACGCGTAATTGACACTATGCAACCGCCGTTAAACCTGTCGACGCACCAATGGCGTCAACTCCTCGACGACTGGGAAGCCAGCGAACGGATTCTGATACTGGTTGGCCAGCAGGTGTACAATCCTGAACTGAATACCCTGCTACAAACAATCAGCACTGAGCTAAATATCCCGGTGGTGGGCGAAATAACGGCTAATCTGGCGCAGAATGGCGTATTTATAACCTACACCGATACCGTACTCGCAGGACTGACGGCTGAACAGGCGGCTTCACTCCGCCCCGATCTCCTGATTACACTTGGCAATTCGCTGTTAACCCGTAATCTGAAAACGTTTTTCCGGCAGTACCCCGCCGATCAGCACTGGCACATCCAGCCCAATCCAGATCGGATCAGCGATTCATTCCAGAACCTGACCCGGCTGATCGCAATGGAGCCGGTTGCGTTTCTGCAACAGCTGTTTACTGACATTGACTACCAACAATTCCGGCAGGGCGATACTGACGACACTGAGCAGGATATCGAATTTCTGACCCGCTGGCAAACCGCCGACCGGCAGGCAGCCCGGCGCGTAACGCAGGTTGTAAACCAGCCCGCTGACCCATTAACTGACTGGTCGGCCGTGCAGCGGGTACTGGAACAACTCCCCCCGACCACCCATTTACAATTGGCCAACAGCATGCCGGTGCGCTACGCCAACCTGTGTGGCCTGCGCGCCGATCAGCAGATTTCTGTTTGGGCAAACCGGGGCGTCAGCGGCATCGACGGTTGCCTGAGTACCGCCGTCGGGGCGGCTTTACAAACGGATAAACTCGTTACCCTACTCATCGGCGACGTTGCTTTCTTCTACGACCGGAATGCGTTATGGTCGGCTCCGATACCGGTCAACCTGCGGATCGTGCTGTTAAACAATGATAGTGGGCACATTTTCAGAATTATCGACGGGCCCGGTAATCAGCCCGAGCTGGAGCCTTATTTTGAAACCCCCCACGGGTACACCGCCCGCCGAACAGCCGAAGATGCTGGTCTTGTGTACCATACCTGCACCGATTTACACGCGTTAACAACCCTCCTCCCCGACTTCTTTTCCCCCTCTGCTCAGGCACAATTGCTGGAAATCACGACGGACAAATTTGCCAATCAGGAACAGTTTAACCGCTACAGGCAGCAATTGACCAATTCATAAGTTAAGCGAACAAGCGAACAATCGACCAACTAAAACTACAGGTATAGTTAATAGATCATTTCGTGTGTCGCGGTTTAGCATTGTAAGTAGTGAGATAGAAGTAATTCAACACAGAGGTTCAGAGAACACAGAATTTGAATTGTGTAGTAATTATCGAGTTAACAATAATTTATCGCTGTGTTCTTTGTGCCTCTGTGTTAAATTAGTTCTCCTCTGGTGAGTGTCGGTTTACTTGCCGCACTGTGCCGCCTGCTCGGCTTTAGCCTGCGGGTCGCCAGCCTGCACACCGCGCGCCCAGGCCGCACAGGCCGCTTCGCGCTGCCCATTCGCCAGTTCCGCCACACCTATGTAGTAGTACAGCGCATCGACCGAAGGATCAAGTTGTTCGGCCCGGCGAAACGCGGCCACGGCCCGACGGGGCTCTTTCTGGTTCAGGTAATAAATACCGAGCGTTCGATGGGCCCAGGCATTACCATCAGCCAGCTTGATCGACTGCTCAACCAGCGGCAAAGCCTCTGCCGGGCGGTTGAGCCGCAACAGCAGGTACGCTTTATTATTGAGGTAATACGGCTGGGTCGGCCGCAGACTCAGCGCCCGGTCGACGTACGTCAGCGCTTCGGCGTAGTTACCCGCCTGTGCCAGCAACAGACTCTGATTGTTAAGAGCCGCGTCCTGCTTCGGGTTCAGTTGCAGGGCTTTCTGAATATCCTGCCGGGCAGGTTCGTACGCTTTCTGACTGAAAAACAAGGCCCCCCGATTGGTCAGGGCTTCGACATTGGCCGGGTCGAGCCGAAGCGCCCGGTCGTAGGCGATCTGGGCGCGGGCGGGCTCATCCAGCCTGACGTGCGTATCACCGAGCCGGAGCTGGTAAAATGTTGAGTCGGCATACTGTTTCTCGATACGCTGCAAATCGACCAGGCTCCCGCCCGCGTCGCCCGTTTCGAGCCGGGCTTCGGCACGGTTTAGGTAAGCAGGGCCAAAATCAGGGTCGGTATCGATAGCGCGGGTGTAGTCGGCCAGCGCCCCCTCAGCATCATCGTTGCGAAATTTGGCCAGCCCCCGGTTATTATACGCATCGGCAAAGTCCGGCTTTTTTTCGAGGGCTTCGGTGTAGTAGCGGATCGCTTCGCGGTATTCCCGCTTTTGCAGCTGCAAATTACCTTTCAGGAAAAACTGAGCCGCTTCGTCGGATCGATCCGTACAGGCGGTTAGCAAAGTCATACCCGCCAACAGGCATCCACCTGCTATCTTTACCACTCGCCCGGTCAGCCGACCGGTGCTGCTTATCTCTTGCTTCGTTAGCGACATGCGTTTTGTTCAGGACATCCCCCACCCGCAGTTTCGAATTGGTTTGTACGCCTGGAACGGCAAATATATTCTCAAAATCGACGCGGGTCCGTACGAACAGACCTACAAGGTCAGCGAGATGGACGTTGTTGAGCAGGACGATGTACTGACGCTGCTCGACGATACGTTTCTGACACGCGTCGCCGACCGGTTTCACGAGATGGCGGCCGACTGGCAGGCCACGCAGGAACGGCACGAGCTGGACTGACGCCTAGCTCGTCGGTTTGTTAGGCACGGGTGCCGATGCGTGAAACTCGCTGTAAATCCGCTGCATATACTCATCGAGCAGCTGACGTATCCGGCCGGGGTCGGACGAACGCACGATCAGCCCGACGTGGTACTCGCGGTTCATGCGCCACCAGATTTCGGGATCGGTAAACACCGACAGGTCGGGCCACTGCTGCCGCGCCAGCGACACGATCAGTCCGGCATATTGCGGCAGGTCGACGGGCGGCAGGTAGGTCAGATCACGGGCAACGGCATTTTCGAGCGTAGCCCACTCACGCCAGAGATTCACCCCTGTAGCAGCCTCGACCATTTCGGCGATGTGCGCCCCGCCCACCCGCGACGACGTTTCGAGAAAATACAGTTCACCGTCGTCGCAACGGATGTATTCGGAGTGCGACGCGCTGTGCACCATCCGAAAGGCACTCATCACCGCTTCGTTCATCCGGTATAGGTCGGCCCCTTCGGGCGCGTCGAGTGCCAGGTTGGTCGTGCGGAACACCCCACCACCGTGGGCCACGTCCATCGGCGTCGCCAGGTACTGACTCGCGCGGGAAAATACAATCCGCCCTTCGTACGATAGTGAATCAACGTGGTAAACGATACCGGGCTTAAACGACTCGATCAGGTAATTGGGGCGGTCGTTACCAAGCTGGTGAATTGCCGACCACGCTTCATCCAGCGAATGCACCTTACGAATACCCGTTGCCGACGCTTCCGACCGGGGTTTTATCA is part of the Spirosoma rhododendri genome and encodes:
- the menD gene encoding 2-succinyl-5-enolpyruvyl-6-hydroxy-3-cyclohexene-1-carboxylic-acid synthase, producing MPILQPIIDLAELLVRRGITDVVVSPGSRSAPLTLAVARNPGLRVRVMADERAAGFVALGMAQLSRRPVALICTSGSAVYNLAPAVAEAYFQQVPLLLLTADRPHEWLYQQDGQTIDQAGIYGSHVKRSYDLPADYSQTDTRWAINRSVNEAITLSQLDPPGPVHLNVPVREPFYPTADDVFRPGPVRVIDTMQPPLNLSTHQWRQLLDDWEASERILILVGQQVYNPELNTLLQTISTELNIPVVGEITANLAQNGVFITYTDTVLAGLTAEQAASLRPDLLITLGNSLLTRNLKTFFRQYPADQHWHIQPNPDRISDSFQNLTRLIAMEPVAFLQQLFTDIDYQQFRQGDTDDTEQDIEFLTRWQTADRQAARRVTQVVNQPADPLTDWSAVQRVLEQLPPTTHLQLANSMPVRYANLCGLRADQQISVWANRGVSGIDGCLSTAVGAALQTDKLVTLLIGDVAFFYDRNALWSAPIPVNLRIVLLNNDSGHIFRIIDGPGNQPELEPYFETPHGYTARRTAEDAGLVYHTCTDLHALTTLLPDFFSPSAQAQLLEITTDKFANQEQFNRYRQQLTNS
- a CDS encoding tetratricopeptide repeat protein: MTLLTACTDRSDEAAQFFLKGNLQLQKREYREAIRYYTEALEKKPDFADAYNNRGLAKFRNDDAEGALADYTRAIDTDPDFGPAYLNRAEARLETGDAGGSLVDLQRIEKQYADSTFYQLRLGDTHVRLDEPARAQIAYDRALRLDPANVEALTNRGALFFSQKAYEPARQDIQKALQLNPKQDAALNNQSLLLAQAGNYAEALTYVDRALSLRPTQPYYLNNKAYLLLRLNRPAEALPLVEQSIKLADGNAWAHRTLGIYYLNQKEPRRAVAAFRRAEQLDPSVDALYYYIGVAELANGQREAACAAWARGVQAGDPQAKAEQAAQCGK
- a CDS encoding energy transducer TonB; protein product: MNRITFDNEREIRFKSLAGAFIINALLVAVLLLVNLTQTVPDPPPIEFIEVNFGTTDRGSGNIQTYNKPSDSPNPVDVKPSNDRPNPKETARPRVEKTTVTPQPKVEDAKPDRTPTEKPVITSKVESPVTTPERPEPRRVEAAKPTAPVERPAPPAPPKKVETVNNDALFRKSLGGGGSNGTIGKANGVGGNSNGDDASGVGDKGNPNGSIDAKSLYGTPGGSKSGVAFDVSGWSLAGRPSVSDDSDETGKIVFKITVDGDGTITRVQQQQSTVSPAVADVYRKAVQRLRLRPKGGATPPTATGTITFIITAK
- a CDS encoding ATP-grasp domain-containing protein — encoded protein: MSSLSFLCIATFFKGEEFMRTCKQLGNTVYLLTDQKIADKDWPRDAIDEFFYLPTSANTTENHAEMLAGLAFLMRSRSIDRVVALDDFDVEKAALIRETFRIPGMGQTTARFFRDKLAMRMRAQSDGIRVPAFSALFHDQAITDFLTTTEGPWLIKPRSEASATGIRKVHSLDEAWSAIHQLGNDRPNYLIESFKPGIVYHVDSLSYEGRIVFSRASQYLATPMDVAHGGGVFRTTNLALDAPEGADLYRMNEAVMSAFRMVHSASHSEYIRCDDGELYFLETSSRVGGAHIAEMVEAATGVNLWREWATLENAVARDLTYLPPVDLPQYAGLIVSLARQQWPDLSVFTDPEIWWRMNREYHVGLIVRSSDPGRIRQLLDEYMQRIYSEFHASAPVPNKPTS